The Drosophila bipectinata strain 14024-0381.07 chromosome 2L, DbipHiC1v2, whole genome shotgun sequence genome has a segment encoding these proteins:
- the HemK2 gene encoding methyltransferase N6AMT1, translating into METPYTDHLTREDYEHVYEPAEDSFLLLDALEKDLDFLEQLKPSLCVEIGSGSGVIISALAKKLGMDSICLATDINLKACDATRRTAVRNEARVCSIRCNLTDALRPRTVDILLFNPPYVVTSDEELQTQRFNADAEPSTERNLVFSWAGGKDGRRITDVLLNKLDDVLSPAGVLYLLLLQENKPNEIIKHLESLHFRAIKFLERRIPGEYLHILKVTRSST; encoded by the coding sequence ATGGAGACGCCCTACACCGACCACCTGACCCGAGAGGACTATGAACATGTCTATGAACCTGCCGAGGACTCTTTTCTTTTGCTCGACGCTTTAGAAAAAGATTTGGATTTTTTAGAGCAATTGAAGCCGAGTCTTTGTGTTGAAATTGGATCTGGTTCGGGAGTTATAATATCtgctttggccaaaaaactCGGCATGGACTCAATCTGCCTGGCCACTGATATCAATCTTAAAGCGTGTGATGCAACAAGAAGAACAGCTGTCCGCAATGAAGCCCGCGTGTGCTCCATTCGCTGCAATCTAACAGATGCATTACGTCCGCGTACCGTTGACATCCTTCTGTTCAATCCACCATATGTAGTCACCAGCGATGAGGAGCTTCAAACTCAACGGTTTAATGCAGATGCCGAACCTTCAACTGAACGCAATTTGGTTTTCTCATGGGCGGGCGGGAAGGATGGCAGACGCATCACGGACGTTCTACTTAATAAACTAGATGATGTTCTCTCTCCGGCAGGAGTTTTATATCTGCTCCTTTTACAGGAAAACAAGCCTAACGAAATTATTAAACATCTTGAAAGTCTCCATTTTAGGGCTATTAAGTTCCTGGAACGACGTATTCCTGGTGAATATTTGCACATTCTGAAGGTTACCAGGTCGTCAACATGA
- the Snapin gene encoding SNAPIN protein homolog yields the protein MYNSAMDKDSDSTVTSLDENTENFCQNPTRDILAEGITNLFKPTIEKLDERVATTVQLQAELRGQLEALSAQLRDIERAQSQIPEFADKVKELLNVKHKVTVISNVLGTSQERLTGLHKLIEKEQRRRQALLDSAISTNIS from the coding sequence ATGTACAATTCTGCGATGGACAAGGACTCTGACAGCACTGTCACATCCTTGGACGAGAACACAGAGAACTTCTGCCAAAATCCCACTCGAGACATCCTCGCCGAAGGAATCACAAATCTCTTCAAGCCGACCATCGAGAAGCTGGACGAGCGGGTGGCCACAACAGTCCAATTGCAGGCGGAGCTGAGGGGTCAGCTGGAAGCACTATCTGCTCAACTGAGGGACATCGAACGGGCACAGAGCCAGATTCCTGAGTTTGCTGACAAGGTCAAGGAACTTCTGAATGTGAAGCACAAAGTGACTGTGATAAGTAACGTTCTGGGAACAAGTCAAGAGAGGCTCACGGGGCTGCATAAACTAATCGAAAAGGAGCAACGCAGGCGACAAGCTCTTTTGGATTCTGCTATCAGCACAAACATATCGTAG